Genomic segment of Gloeocapsa sp. PCC 7428:
TCCGCAGCGTTTCATGACGGTCAGCGATCGCCTGTATACTTTGTTCCAACGCTGCGCGATTTAACGAACCTGTAAGCCGAAATCCAAGCGGAATTGTATAAAGCGAATTTCCTGGAATTAATTGGTCAATAAACCACAATCGCTGTTGCGCAAACGACGCTGGAAAAATGAAAACTTCCTCGCCAAGATTGTGTTCTGAGCCAAAATCATTCACACTTTCATCCTCAGACCTTCATTTGTATTTAAGATAAAAGTCTTGTTGCAAAACTATACTTTGCGATAGATTTGGAAGTAAATTTGTCATTTTTATGACTGAGTTTGCACTTGCAGCTTTGTGTAAATTTGACACTACTATCTCTAAACTTCTGACTACGAGTAAGGCAATGGGTAAGGTATTGCCTTGCCCCTATGAACCCTCACCTCTCCTACATTACTCAACTGGGAGCAATTCGATTGAAACGCCTGCGGCAATGGCTATTATTTTTATCAATCTTGCTCATTGGTTTATCCTGGTGGGGAATTATCGCCGCTAGAAGTGGACTAACGATCCGCACGTTTGAACGCGAAAGTATTCCACTACTCTATCTCGCGCCGCAACAAGCCAAAGCTGTCCCTGGAGTTTTGATCGCGCATGGCTATGCAGGCTCAAAGCAATTAATGCTGGGTTACGCGCACGTTCTAGCCCGTGCAGGCTACGCAACGATGCTGTGGGACTTTGATGGGCATGGCGCAAATCCCAATCGACTACAGCGCTTTGAGTTACAGCAAAACCTGAATGTGGCGTTAAAGGCGCTGTTAGAGCAACCCGAAGTTGACCGCACGCGTCTAGCACTCCTGGGTCACTCGATGGGAAGTGGTATCGTTATGGCTGCGGGAATTGAACACGTTCACACTTTTGCAGCAACGATCGCAGTTTCGCCAACGGGTGCAGGTGTAACAGCGCAAGCTCCTCATAACTTACAACTGCAAGCAGGAAGTTGGGAAGGTCGATTTATCGCGAATGCGCAGCGTTTATTAGCTGCGAGTGGCGGTACTAATTTCGACTTTGCAGCAGGAACTGCCCGCGAACTTGTTGTCGTACCGAACGCCGAGCATATTACGATTCTCTTCAATGATGTTAGTCATCAAGCCGCGTTACGTTGGTTGAATGCAACTTTTAATCAGTTCAATCGTACCGAGTATGCGGATCGTCGCATGGGTTGGTATGGCTTGCATCTTTTCGGTTGGTTATTGCTACTCACAGCAGTCGCTTCTAAAATTGTGCTGCCCAAACCTTACTTGAAAAAAGTCCATTCGGCAAAACGCTGGGGTGGGTTGCTGCTAGCACCTTTCGTTGCTGCGATCGCGTTAACATTTTTAAATCGAAGTGTGGAACTTGCCAGTCTCGGTGGCGTACAGGTAGGCGCAGCCGTGGGATTGTGGTTTTGCATCGCTGGTGTGGCTTGGCTAGCGTTACTTGCTCATTTGCCGCGTCCTACATGGCGGATGGCGGGATTAGGATTAGTGTTGTTTGCCTTGTTGTGGGTTGCGTTTGGTGCGGTGGCACAAGTTGTTTGGTTGCAATGGTGGTTGATTCCCACGCGCCTACAACTGTGGTTGCCCTTAAGTATTGCCTGTCTTCCTTGGTTTTTAGCATCGGGTATTGCGCAGCAAGGAATTGGCGCTAAAGCGCGAGTTGGTTGGTGGTTTGCCCAAAGCGCCATTTTAATTGGTGGCTTTGTGTTAACGCTGAACTTCCTGCCGCAATTGGGTTTTATGTTTCTTTTGTTACCCTTATTCCCGCCATTGATTGCTGTTCTCTCATTTGTAGTGGCGCTGGTTGACGAAGCGTGGAGTTCTGCGCTGGCGAGTGCTTTGTTCTTTGGTTGGATTCTCGCCGCTGGCTTTCCCCTAGCGAGTTAGCATTACATCATTAGCGACCATAGTAGACTCGCGCGTTTCTTAAGCCAGAGTTGAGGAAAAATTGGTTCCATTGTTCGGCTAAAGCACGACTGGAAAAGGGTCCGACGCGGACGTGTGGTCCTCGTGGTTGCTGTTGCTGGCTGACGTCAATGACAACATTTTGTTGTAGTTGTCTAATTTGGTCGGCGATCGCTGGTAAACTTTCTTGGCGATCCGGAATGACGACAAAATATGACCGCGCATCACCAACAAACGCCGTGTCAGTACCCGTACTTAAATCGACAATCCGCGCTGTTACTCCAACCGATTTAAGTTCCTGAGCGCGTTGCTGGGCATTCGAGTTTTGCGCAAATGCTCCAGCTTGAACGATACGACGTCCATTGTACTGCCGCACAAAAGCTTGTGGTTCAAGTTGTTTGACTTGCTCTAGCGTTGGAGAAGTCACATCATCAACATAAACTAAATAGTTCAAATTGGTACTATTGGGATTACTAAGCGCTGGTAGTGTATTCGATGATGGTGCTTGAAAATCAAATTCGCGGGGAACAAAAATTGACGGCGGCGGTAACTCTTCTTTTGCGAGTGGGACGGATGGCGGTGGAGGTAAGCGATCGACGACTGCAATATCCGCTAGTGCGGCTGTAGTTGTTGCAACGAACCACCCTCCCAATATTGTGGGAACAGGTACCGCGAGTAATGAGGTAGCAAGTTGAGCAAACAAGCTGATATTGCGCGATTGATGAGGCTTGTTCATCTTGAGTTAGGCTAACAATGCTGAGATGGCAGATAGAAAATTAATTTAAAGATGTTAAATTAGACACTTTACAGCCAAAATTGGTTGCTTAGCGCATTTAAGTGAATAAATGTTACAAAAGCAAATTAGCGTTAGTTTGGGTATATTTCCAAGCGAGGTTTTGCTGATAAATTTAGTATTATTAGTTTTTATTGATACTAAAACTTCAGTAAATATACAGTAGACCTCTGGCACGAATCATAACTCGCCTCTAAATCCCGCACAAGTCAGGAACTTTAAGTAATTTAGAAGTCTCCCGCCCCCTCTCGCGCTCCCCCAATGCCTACAGTGTACACACAAGTCTAGGCTGGCTTCGCTCCCAGCTTTTTCGCCCCCTAATACTATTTCACTAAATAAGAACTACAGTTAATTTCTCCCTCTGCACCTCAGATCTCCTCTGCTACCCATTTGTAGCAAATTTAAAGTGAAATGGTATAAATCCACACTACTTGCGCTCACGCGCGGGAAGAACCTCCGTTGTAGGAACTGGCGTGGCTTGGGGGCGGTTTGCCAGGGATTTTGCTAGATCCGACCACTTGTGTGTACGCGGTAGCCACCAATGCTGAGAGACAAGATTAAATTCATCCAGTGAGTGTCAGGCGAGAGCAAAGGTTAGATGCTGCTTTCGTTGTATTTGATCAGTGTTGCGATCGCTTTGACTAACGTCTCTGGCTCGACAGGTTTAGTGATATGTTGTTGAAATCCGGCGCGTAAAGCTTGTTGCTGATTGAAATCGCCAGCATAAGCAGTCAGTGCGATCGCTGGAATATCGCGGCGCTGTGAGCGAATATGTTGCATCAGCATATAGCCATCCATCTCTGGCATCCCAATATCACTGACTAATACATCCGGTTGAGAGTTCGTTAAAGCTACTACCGCCTCCTTTGCTGAAGTTGCTGAGATTACCGTTGCTCCTGCCTGTTCCAACA
This window contains:
- a CDS encoding SPOR domain-containing protein, with protein sequence MNKPHQSRNISLFAQLATSLLAVPVPTILGGWFVATTTAALADIAVVDRLPPPPSVPLAKEELPPPSIFVPREFDFQAPSSNTLPALSNPNSTNLNYLVYVDDVTSPTLEQVKQLEPQAFVRQYNGRRIVQAGAFAQNSNAQQRAQELKSVGVTARIVDLSTGTDTAFVGDARSYFVVIPDRQESLPAIADQIRQLQQNVVIDVSQQQQPRGPHVRVGPFSSRALAEQWNQFFLNSGLRNARVYYGR
- a CDS encoding alpha/beta fold hydrolase; translation: MNPHLSYITQLGAIRLKRLRQWLLFLSILLIGLSWWGIIAARSGLTIRTFERESIPLLYLAPQQAKAVPGVLIAHGYAGSKQLMLGYAHVLARAGYATMLWDFDGHGANPNRLQRFELQQNLNVALKALLEQPEVDRTRLALLGHSMGSGIVMAAGIEHVHTFAATIAVSPTGAGVTAQAPHNLQLQAGSWEGRFIANAQRLLAASGGTNFDFAAGTARELVVVPNAEHITILFNDVSHQAALRWLNATFNQFNRTEYADRRMGWYGLHLFGWLLLLTAVASKIVLPKPYLKKVHSAKRWGGLLLAPFVAAIALTFLNRSVELASLGGVQVGAAVGLWFCIAGVAWLALLAHLPRPTWRMAGLGLVLFALLWVAFGAVAQVVWLQWWLIPTRLQLWLPLSIACLPWFLASGIAQQGIGAKARVGWWFAQSAILIGGFVLTLNFLPQLGFMFLLLPLFPPLIAVLSFVVALVDEAWSSALASALFFGWILAAGFPLAS